The following proteins are co-located in the Aerosakkonema funiforme FACHB-1375 genome:
- a CDS encoding ferrous iron transporter B gives MLSQIAYPQPIEEAIAKIESLLSQELFLSNDRPISKRSLALLLLQKDPDFWEKVQQKEQQYQAIEAAINLAEQQLNQPLSLAIAHARQHQAWHLEKKVLQEPTQEQRMFSERLHSLTVNPITGFPILVVILYFGVYKFVGEFGAGTLVDTIETFFESNINPFVNSALAQILPWQALQDLLGNEYGIITLGIRYAVAIVLPVVATFFLMFSLLEDSGYLPRLSLMLDRLFKSIGLSGRAVIPMVLGLGCDTMATMVTRTLETKRERLIATFLLSLAIPCAAQWGVIVGLLAQKPGALLIWGGFITGIFLVVGYLTAKLLPGKKASFYMEIPPLRLPKIRNILIKTWVRMKWYFIEIIPLFIWASVIIWIGRLTGLFDAIIKAIEPIAIALGLPKEAAPIFLYGFFRRDYGAAGLFDMQQENIFNGNQLLVASVVLTLFLPCIAQFQIMLKERGAKTTFAMTAFILPFAFLMGYLMNLVLNVLKVTV, from the coding sequence ATGTTAAGTCAGATTGCTTATCCGCAGCCTATTGAGGAAGCGATCGCCAAAATAGAGTCTCTGCTTTCCCAGGAACTCTTCCTCTCTAACGATCGGCCAATTTCCAAACGCAGTCTCGCATTGCTGTTATTGCAAAAAGACCCTGATTTTTGGGAAAAAGTGCAGCAAAAAGAACAGCAATATCAAGCAATTGAAGCGGCGATTAATTTAGCGGAACAGCAACTCAACCAACCCCTGAGTTTAGCGATCGCGCACGCACGTCAGCACCAAGCTTGGCATCTCGAAAAAAAGGTACTCCAAGAACCAACTCAAGAACAAAGAATGTTCAGCGAGAGGTTGCACAGCCTCACCGTTAATCCCATCACCGGATTTCCCATCCTGGTAGTTATTCTCTACTTCGGCGTCTATAAATTTGTCGGTGAATTCGGCGCAGGCACATTAGTTGATACCATAGAAACTTTCTTTGAAAGTAACATTAACCCCTTCGTCAACTCTGCACTAGCTCAAATTTTACCTTGGCAAGCGCTGCAAGATTTGCTCGGCAACGAATACGGCATCATCACGCTGGGAATTCGCTACGCCGTCGCGATCGTATTGCCAGTAGTAGCTACTTTCTTTTTAATGTTTTCTCTGTTGGAAGATAGCGGCTACTTACCGAGATTATCCCTCATGCTCGATCGCCTATTCAAATCCATCGGTTTATCGGGACGCGCTGTGATTCCAATGGTATTGGGATTGGGTTGCGATACAATGGCGACGATGGTAACGCGCACTCTGGAAACTAAAAGAGAGCGCTTGATTGCGACCTTTCTCCTCTCTTTAGCCATTCCCTGCGCCGCGCAATGGGGCGTGATTGTCGGTTTGTTAGCCCAAAAGCCAGGAGCGTTGTTAATTTGGGGAGGATTTATTACCGGAATTTTCTTAGTAGTCGGTTATTTAACAGCCAAATTACTACCAGGAAAAAAAGCCAGTTTTTACATGGAAATTCCGCCTTTACGGTTGCCCAAAATTAGAAATATTCTGATTAAAACTTGGGTGAGGATGAAATGGTATTTCATCGAAATTATTCCTCTGTTTATTTGGGCATCTGTGATTATTTGGATCGGGCGTTTAACTGGGTTATTTGATGCTATCATTAAAGCTATCGAACCGATCGCGATCGCATTGGGATTACCTAAAGAAGCAGCTCCCATTTTCTTATACGGTTTCTTCAGAAGAGATTATGGAGCCGCCGGACTTTTCGATATGCAGCAAGAAAATATTTTCAACGGCAATCAATTACTCGTTGCTTCCGTTGTCCTCACCTTATTTCTGCCCTGCATTGCCCAATTTCAAATCATGCTGAAAGAGCGAGGTGCCAAAACCACTTTCGCTATGACAGCATTTATTTTACCCTTCGCTTTCCTGATGGGTTACTTGATGAATTTAGTTTTGAACGTTTTGAAGGTGACAGTATAA
- a CDS encoding FeoA family protein, with protein sequence MVDLLTVKNGHSGTIAALKTQDEATIRKLMALGVMPGITLTLEQKFPSYIIKVGRTRAALDRETAASIYLHIAAS encoded by the coding sequence ATGGTCGATCTCTTGACAGTAAAAAACGGACACAGCGGCACCATTGCTGCTTTGAAAACTCAGGACGAAGCAACGATTCGCAAATTAATGGCTCTCGGTGTAATGCCAGGAATTACTCTCACATTAGAACAAAAATTCCCTTCCTACATTATCAAAGTTGGCAGAACTCGCGCTGCGCTCGATCGGGAAACGGCAGCAAGCATTTATTTGCATATTGCTGCCAGTTAG